The following are encoded in a window of Lactobacillus acidophilus genomic DNA:
- a CDS encoding serine hydrolase domain-containing protein, whose amino-acid sequence MRRAINRLGVKGSVLVTSNMKPVLNYATNNSTDTSYLINSVQKSMTAAMVMREVQKGKLSLDYKLSKYYPNVDGADSVKISNLLDMTSGLDLQQGQELGTKEFISDEKNIEHDQKYTIFDAQNLGKWHYTSVNYIYLCGILSKLEHKTYEQLFHETYIKPLGLKQTEFLWSDMSKLRAVNWVPGYEMKEGQYVKVKHDAAVKDAHNELGAGSVVMSNGDLAKTIEYILHGNMLTKQSKQILFKGKAPTFYNGGLYNLKNYKSANGAGEGYYTFMRTTKDGKNMIIIQDNHTVPGEFGKVKKKVNRIMSMMMNF is encoded by the coding sequence GTGCGACGGGCTATTAATAGATTAGGTGTTAAAGGCTCTGTATTGGTAACAAGTAATATGAAGCCTGTGCTAAACTATGCAACAAATAATAGTACTGACACTAGCTATTTAATAAATTCTGTTCAAAAATCAATGACCGCTGCAATGGTAATGCGTGAGGTGCAAAAAGGTAAGCTTAGCTTAGATTATAAGCTTTCTAAGTATTATCCTAACGTAGACGGAGCTGATTCAGTCAAAATTAGTAATTTGCTTGATATGACTTCGGGTCTTGATTTACAGCAAGGTCAAGAATTAGGTACAAAAGAATTTATTTCTGATGAAAAGAACATTGAACATGATCAGAAATACACGATATTTGATGCACAAAATCTTGGTAAATGGCACTATACTTCAGTTAACTACATTTATCTCTGCGGTATCTTATCTAAGCTTGAGCACAAGACTTATGAGCAATTATTTCATGAGACTTATATCAAGCCACTTGGCTTAAAGCAAACGGAATTCCTTTGGTCAGATATGTCTAAACTGCGTGCCGTTAACTGGGTACCAGGATATGAGATGAAGGAAGGTCAGTACGTTAAAGTAAAACATGATGCTGCAGTGAAAGATGCACATAATGAGTTAGGTGCTGGATCAGTTGTAATGTCTAATGGTGATTTGGCTAAAACAATTGAATATATTTTGCATGGTAACATGCTAACCAAACAAAGTAAGCAGATCCTCTTTAAGGGGAAGGCTCCTACATTCTATAATGGTGGATTGTATAACCTTAAGAATTACAAATCTGCTAATGGTGCAGGTGAAGGGTATTATACTTTTATGCGTACTACTAAGGATGGGAAGAATATGATTATTATTCAGGATAATCACACCGTTCCTGGTGAGTTTGGTAAGGTTAAGAAGAAAGTGAACCGCATCATGTCAATGATGATGAACTTTTAA
- a CDS encoding DUF975 family protein — protein MSTRRELKDAAKQSLRGNWGWAVIVFLINAIITWLLTASGHHIDSFYMNYDGNNVFFQILSPVGGILAWVADFISLSLAISFLHLRDSEDTTEEKPYVAAFSVFTENRFGPECINYVMTTIFTFLWTLLLIIPGIIKSYAYSMTPYIVSDMVASGKSVGATDGINASKELMNGHKMDLFIFDLSFIGWFILGSIPAGIGLLWVIPYYQTAKANFYRNLAGDQFLK, from the coding sequence ATGTCTACTAGAAGAGAATTAAAAGATGCTGCTAAACAAAGTCTTCGTGGTAATTGGGGCTGGGCAGTTATTGTATTTTTAATTAATGCTATTATTACTTGGCTTTTGACAGCGAGTGGTCATCATATTGATAGTTTCTATATGAATTACGATGGAAATAATGTATTTTTTCAAATATTGAGTCCGGTAGGTGGAATTTTAGCTTGGGTTGCTGATTTCATTAGTTTAAGTTTGGCAATTTCATTTTTACATTTAAGAGATAGTGAAGATACAACTGAAGAAAAGCCATACGTTGCTGCTTTTTCAGTTTTTACTGAAAATCGTTTTGGTCCGGAATGTATTAATTATGTAATGACTACAATCTTTACATTCTTATGGACACTACTTTTAATTATTCCTGGAATTATTAAGAGTTATGCATATTCAATGACGCCCTATATCGTTAGCGACATGGTGGCTAGTGGTAAGTCAGTCGGTGCTACAGACGGAATTAATGCAAGTAAAGAATTGATGAATGGTCACAAAATGGATTTGTTCATTTTTGATTTAAGTTTCATTGGTTGGTTTATCCTGGGAAGTATTCCAGCGGGTATCGGTCTTTTATGGGTGATCCCGTATTACCAAACTGCTAAAGCTAACTTCTACCGCAACTTAGCTGGCGATCAATTTTTAAAATAA